Proteins co-encoded in one Tissierellales bacterium genomic window:
- the grdG gene encoding sarcosine reductase complex component B subunit alpha, whose product MKLEIGKIYVKDLVFGEKTRVDGSTLYVSKKAVEDLVLEDDKIKSVKIDIAKPGESVRITPVKDVIEPRVKVSGKGKIFPGVINKVKQVGSGRTHALVGMNVVTCGKIVGFQEGVIDMSGPAADYCPFSKTLNLCVVVEPVEGLETHVYEESARLVGLKVATYVGEAAREVEPNEIVTYETKPLQEQIAQYPKLPKIGYIHMLQSQGLLHDTYYYGVDAKQFIPTFMYPTEIMDGAIVSGNCVAPCDKVTTFHHLNNPVIHDLYERHGKDLNFMGVILTNENVFLADKERCSDMVGKLVEFMGLDGVIITEEGYGNPDTDLMMNCKKATEAGAKVVLITDEFPGKDGKSQSLADVVEEADTLVSCGQGNAMLHFPAMDKVIGMTDYIESQIGGSDGCMNADGSFDAELQIIIASTIANGYNKLAARGY is encoded by the coding sequence GTGAAATTAGAAATTGGGAAAATTTATGTGAAAGACTTGGTCTTTGGAGAGAAGACTAGAGTTGATGGTAGTACTCTTTATGTAAGCAAAAAGGCAGTTGAGGATTTGGTTCTTGAGGACGACAAAATCAAATCAGTGAAAATTGATATTGCTAAACCGGGAGAGTCAGTTAGAATTACACCGGTAAAAGATGTTATAGAGCCAAGAGTTAAGGTTTCAGGGAAGGGAAAAATATTCCCAGGTGTTATCAATAAGGTAAAACAAGTTGGTAGTGGAAGAACTCATGCGCTTGTTGGTATGAATGTAGTTACTTGCGGTAAGATTGTAGGTTTTCAAGAAGGCGTAATAGATATGAGCGGTCCAGCAGCTGATTATTGTCCGTTTTCTAAGACTCTTAATTTATGTGTAGTAGTAGAACCAGTAGAGGGATTAGAGACACATGTATATGAAGAATCTGCTCGTTTAGTAGGTTTGAAGGTGGCGACATATGTTGGTGAAGCTGCAAGAGAAGTAGAGCCTAATGAGATAGTTACTTATGAAACAAAACCACTTCAGGAACAAATAGCACAATACCCTAAATTGCCTAAAATAGGATATATTCACATGCTTCAATCTCAAGGTTTATTACATGATACTTATTATTATGGAGTGGATGCTAAGCAATTTATTCCTACATTTATGTATCCAACTGAGATAATGGATGGAGCTATAGTTAGTGGTAATTGTGTGGCTCCTTGTGACAAGGTTACTACGTTCCACCACTTAAATAACCCTGTTATTCATGATTTGTATGAAAGACACGGTAAAGACTTGAATTTCATGGGCGTTATACTGACTAATGAGAATGTATTTCTTGCAGATAAAGAGAGATGCTCGGATATGGTTGGAAAATTAGTTGAATTTATGGGGTTAGATGGAGTAATTATAACTGAGGAAGGATATGGAAATCCAGATACTGATCTCATGATGAATTGTAAAAAGGCAACTGAAGCAGGAGCAAAGGTTGTACTTATCACAGATGAGTTCCCGGGTAAGGATGGTAAATCACAGTCTTTAGCCGATGTAGTTGAAGAGGCTGATACTTTAGTTTCTTGTGGGCAAGGTAATGCTATGCTACATTTTCCAGCTATGGACAAAGTTATTGGAATGACGGACTATATCGAGTCGCAAATTGGTGGTAGTGATGGCTGTATGAATGCTGATGGAAGTTTTGATGCAGAACTTCAAATCATAATAGCATCTACTATTGCAAATGGTTACAATAAATTAGCGGCTAGAGGATATTAG
- a CDS encoding ABC transporter ATP-binding protein/permease: MTSTIKRILDLSGEYKSRVLIGLFCNVLKSFSMAGMFMGVFYVIFNLQNLSMDVVKNAFFIELISVIGRFIFQWLVDIFATAAGYDVFMNYRLEVGNKLKKAPMGYFSETKLSDIQMIMTTTLGSLEMYAMFTICNITGAFAMSAFMIIMFAFYSWHMALLSLVGLVIGYIVLQSVQRRAHRHTLELEKAEAEMISSVMEYTRGIGVLRSHVNAKSGQSDVLSKFEKKRDADYTQEKAMSGVLRRYQMVYKLIGGAMVVLSGSLYFSGILNMNEAIVYMIASFFVYSEIENMGDSAFLSMRINNQLERLDRIVDIPEVEESNSPIRFKNGDIEFENVSFAYDKEMILKNIDIKVKNKSKTAIVGPSGSGKTTLCKLIGRFWDVSEGKVLIGKNDIRDYEYSDLMNNISMVFQNVYLFRDTIRANIAFGSENASDEEIIAAAKSACCHDFIMDLPDGYDTVIGEGGSSLSGGEKQRISIARAILKDAPIIIFDEATSSIDPENESLLVEAMTKLSRGKTVITIAHKLSTIQNADEIVVIEEGKIVQRGEHDKLASEKGVYSRFLDAVRKSENWSIK, from the coding sequence ATGACGAGTACAATAAAACGTATTCTGGATTTGAGCGGAGAATACAAATCTAGAGTACTGATCGGATTATTTTGCAATGTACTAAAGTCATTTAGTATGGCAGGCATGTTCATGGGAGTCTTTTATGTGATATTTAACTTGCAAAATTTGAGCATGGATGTAGTAAAAAATGCATTTTTCATAGAGCTGATATCAGTAATAGGCAGATTTATTTTTCAGTGGTTAGTAGATATATTTGCAACTGCAGCTGGATATGATGTATTTATGAACTATAGGCTAGAGGTAGGAAATAAACTGAAAAAAGCACCTATGGGATATTTTTCAGAGACAAAACTTTCAGATATTCAGATGATAATGACAACTACACTTGGTAGTCTTGAGATGTATGCGATGTTTACTATTTGCAATATTACAGGGGCTTTTGCCATGAGTGCATTTATGATAATTATGTTTGCGTTTTATTCATGGCATATGGCATTGCTTTCGCTTGTAGGGCTTGTAATTGGATATATAGTTTTGCAATCAGTTCAAAGAAGAGCTCATAGACATACATTAGAACTTGAAAAAGCTGAAGCAGAAATGATATCTAGTGTCATGGAATATACAAGAGGGATAGGCGTTCTTAGAAGTCATGTAAATGCTAAAAGTGGACAGAGTGATGTACTCTCAAAGTTTGAGAAAAAAAGAGATGCTGACTATACGCAGGAAAAGGCTATGTCAGGAGTTCTTAGAAGGTATCAAATGGTTTATAAATTAATTGGCGGAGCTATGGTAGTGTTAAGCGGAAGTCTTTATTTTAGCGGAATTTTAAATATGAATGAAGCGATAGTTTATATGATAGCATCATTTTTTGTTTACTCAGAGATTGAAAATATGGGGGATAGTGCATTTTTGAGTATGAGAATAAACAATCAACTCGAAAGACTTGACCGAATAGTGGATATTCCAGAAGTTGAAGAATCAAATTCACCTATAAGATTTAAAAATGGAGACATAGAGTTTGAGAATGTTAGTTTTGCATATGATAAAGAGATGATACTCAAGAACATTGATATTAAAGTTAAAAATAAGTCAAAAACTGCGATAGTAGGGCCTTCGGGAAGTGGAAAGACTACGTTGTGCAAATTGATTGGTAGATTTTGGGATGTATCAGAAGGAAAGGTTTTAATAGGAAAAAATGATATACGAGATTATGAGTATAGTGATTTGATGAACAATATCAGTATGGTTTTCCAAAATGTGTATTTATTTAGAGATACGATACGAGCGAATATAGCATTTGGAAGTGAAAATGCAAGTGATGAAGAAATCATTGCGGCAGCTAAAAGTGCTTGTTGCCATGACTTTATTATGGATTTGCCGGATGGATATGACACTGTAATAGGAGAAGGAGGTTCATCGCTTTCAGGAGGAGAAAAGCAGAGAATATCAATAGCTAGGGCGATATTAAAAGATGCTCCAATTATCATATTTGATGAGGCGACATCAAGCATAGATCCAGAAAATGAATCACTATTAGTAGAGGCAATGACAAAACTTAGTAGAGGTAAAACTGTCATAACAATAGCACATAAGCTTTCTACGATACAAAATGCTGATGAAATTGTAGTTATAGAGGAGGGGAAAATAGTACAAAGAGGAGAGCATGACAAACTTGCGTCAGAAAAAGGAGTGTATAGTAGATTTTTAGATGCGGTTAGAAAGTCTGAAAATTGGTCAATCAAATAA
- a CDS encoding ABC transporter ATP-binding protein, with product MISFENVEFRYKGSDNTEKHKNLSDINLKIPKGQVVLLCGKSGCGKTTITRLINGLVPHFYDGDLNGKIKVSGMDVRETDLDIISKSVGSVFQNPRSQFFNVDTADELAFGCENRGMPADQICERINSIIKPLNLEHLLNRSLFELSGGEKQRIACGSVGAMLPEILVLDEPSSNLDISSIGEMKNIISKWKSMGKTIVIAEHRLHYLMDVADRVIYMADGFIKKDISVDEFQSIGSEELHDMGLRQSNGNALSYGERFEGKEAIVLNNFYMRYGKRCVLNIENMKFPKGSIMAILGDNGAGKTTFVNHLCGLVKKPSGNMESSSGKYCGKKRAKKFFMVMQDVNHQLFTESVEEEINLSLKGQLKLEESKDIQDNYVCRLLENLNLREYYKCHPMSLSGGQKQRVAIACAMASEKDFLVFDEPTSGLDYHHMFEVSKLMKQLARKGKSIFIVTHDPELVASTCDHVCFLKNGELDWMKPASECAG from the coding sequence ATGATATCTTTTGAGAATGTAGAATTTAGGTACAAGGGGTCGGATAATACTGAAAAACACAAAAATTTGAGCGATATAAATCTAAAAATTCCAAAAGGGCAAGTTGTTTTACTTTGTGGTAAATCAGGTTGTGGAAAAACAACAATAACAAGACTTATAAATGGTTTAGTACCACATTTTTATGATGGAGACTTGAACGGTAAAATAAAAGTTTCTGGTATGGATGTTAGAGAGACTGATTTGGATATAATTTCTAAAAGTGTCGGCTCAGTATTTCAAAATCCAAGGTCTCAATTTTTCAATGTAGATACTGCTGATGAACTTGCTTTTGGCTGTGAAAATAGGGGGATGCCTGCAGATCAAATTTGTGAGAGAATCAATAGTATAATAAAGCCACTTAATTTGGAGCATCTATTAAATAGAAGTCTCTTTGAGTTGTCAGGAGGAGAAAAACAGAGGATTGCGTGTGGTTCAGTAGGTGCGATGTTACCAGAAATACTAGTTTTAGATGAGCCATCTTCAAATTTAGATATAAGTTCTATAGGAGAGATGAAAAATATAATAAGTAAGTGGAAATCTATGGGGAAAACAATTGTGATAGCGGAGCATAGGCTTCACTATTTGATGGATGTGGCAGATAGAGTCATTTATATGGCAGATGGATTTATAAAGAAGGATATAAGTGTTGATGAATTTCAATCAATTGGGTCAGAAGAATTGCATGATATGGGGCTTAGACAGTCAAACGGCAATGCATTGTCGTACGGAGAAAGATTTGAGGGAAAGGAAGCTATAGTTTTAAATAATTTTTATATGAGATACGGTAAAAGATGTGTGCTAAATATAGAAAATATGAAGTTTCCAAAGGGAAGTATAATGGCTATATTAGGTGATAATGGTGCAGGAAAGACGACGTTTGTAAATCATCTGTGCGGGCTTGTGAAAAAACCTAGTGGAAATATGGAGAGTAGCTCTGGTAAATATTGTGGTAAGAAAAGAGCGAAGAAATTTTTTATGGTAATGCAAGATGTCAATCACCAATTGTTTACAGAGAGCGTTGAAGAAGAGATTAATTTGAGCTTGAAGGGTCAGCTTAAATTAGAGGAGAGCAAAGATATTCAAGATAATTATGTATGCAGACTTTTGGAAAATTTAAATCTCAGAGAATATTACAAATGTCATCCAATGTCGCTTTCAGGAGGACAAAAACAACGAGTAGCCATAGCATGCGCTATGGCATCTGAAAAAGATTTTTTGGTGTTTGACGAACCAACTAGCGGTTTAGATTATCATCACATGTTTGAAGTTTCAAAACTAATGAAACAATTAGCGAGAAAGGGTAAGAGCATATTTATAGTGACCCACGATCCAGAGCTAGTTGCAAGTACATGCGATCATGTTTGTTTCTTGAAAAATGGTGAGTTAGATTGGATGAAACCTGCCAGCGAATGTGCGGGTTGA
- a CDS encoding double-cubane-cluster-containing anaerobic reductase translates to MEKANLPIEFESFTEARKQGFLKIKEIKENGTRVAGIFCTYTPTEIIYAAGAVPVGLCGVSDETISIAEKDLPSNLCPLIKSSYGYAISDKCPYFYFSDIIVGETTCDGKKKMYELLGDIKPVHVMQLPPGYDLEHDLSFWRTEVVRFKEVLEERFGIEVTEDDLKKAIVDGNRERALIKEMYELGKLNPSPVSGHDINAIAEGLSFTFDREEKLSKLRSYIDEIKDRYETDFKGKTSDRPRILITGCPAGGVREKVLKTIEDLGADIVCYENCSGPKEKAQMIREDIDPISAIAEKYLNISCSVMSPNKKRFDDLRSMVKEYQVDGVIEIVLQACHTFNVESHYVKQMVTDELDIPYLKVLTDYSQSDKGQIETRLEAFLEFL, encoded by the coding sequence ATGGAGAAAGCTAATTTACCTATTGAATTTGAGAGTTTTACTGAGGCTCGAAAGCAGGGTTTTTTGAAGATAAAGGAAATAAAAGAGAATGGAACTAGAGTTGCAGGTATATTTTGTACTTATACACCTACGGAAATCATTTATGCAGCAGGAGCTGTTCCAGTTGGTTTATGTGGAGTGAGTGATGAAACTATATCGATAGCCGAGAAGGATCTTCCGAGCAATTTATGCCCTCTAATAAAATCAAGTTATGGGTATGCTATAAGTGACAAATGTCCATATTTTTATTTTTCAGATATAATAGTTGGTGAAACCACTTGTGATGGTAAAAAGAAGATGTATGAATTGCTAGGCGATATAAAGCCTGTGCACGTTATGCAATTACCACCAGGATATGATTTAGAGCATGATTTAAGCTTTTGGAGAACGGAAGTTGTGAGATTTAAAGAGGTATTGGAAGAGAGATTTGGCATAGAGGTTACAGAAGATGATCTAAAAAAAGCTATAGTTGATGGAAATAGAGAAAGAGCTTTAATCAAAGAGATGTATGAACTTGGTAAATTGAATCCATCACCAGTATCTGGTCACGATATAAATGCTATTGCTGAAGGGCTTAGTTTTACGTTCGATAGAGAAGAGAAATTAAGTAAACTTAGATCGTATATTGATGAGATTAAAGATAGATATGAAACTGATTTTAAAGGCAAGACTTCGGACAGACCAAGAATACTTATAACTGGATGCCCAGCAGGTGGTGTTCGAGAAAAAGTACTGAAGACTATAGAGGATTTAGGAGCGGATATAGTATGCTATGAAAATTGTAGCGGTCCAAAAGAAAAGGCTCAGATGATTAGAGAAGATATAGATCCTATAAGTGCTATAGCAGAGAAGTATTTGAATATAAGCTGTTCGGTTATGTCTCCTAACAAAAAGCGATTTGATGATTTGAGATCAATGGTGAAAGAATATCAAGTAGATGGAGTTATAGAGATAGTTCTTCAGGCATGTCATACTTTCAATGTAGAGTCTCATTATGTAAAGCAAATGGTTACAGATGAACTGGATATACCATATTTGAAAGTACTTACAGACTATTCACAATCTGATAAGGGACAAATAGAGACTAGACTTGAAGCGTTTCTTGAGTTTTTGTAG
- the grdF gene encoding sarcosine reductase complex component B subunit beta: protein MGKIKVVHYLNQFFGGIGGEEKADITPSLKKGAVGPGASLASFLGDDFEIVATIVCGDNYFGENLEQAEETILEMVKGENPAVFVAGPAFNAGRYGVACGTIAKAVEEKLGIKVVTGMYPENPGVDMFKKDLHIIETPISAAGMKKTMPKIANLVKKMVGEEEILSPAIEGYIERGIRVNYFNEIRGSKRAVDLLVKKCNGEDVETEYSMPTFDKVAPNPAVKDVSKLKIAVVTSGGIVPHGNPDHIESSSATKWGKYSIEGMSAMSKDDFMTVHGGYDRAYVLENPNLVIPLDVLREMEVAGEIGELANYFISTTGTGTSTGNSKRFGEEFTKGLLEDKVDAVLLTSTUGTCTRCGATMVKEIERVGIPVAHIATVVPISLTIGANRIVPAVGIPYPLGNPLLGEKDSKKVREELVRRALKSLETEIEEQTVFE, encoded by the coding sequence ATGGGGAAAATAAAAGTAGTTCATTATTTGAATCAATTTTTTGGAGGCATCGGCGGAGAAGAAAAAGCTGATATTACACCAAGTCTTAAAAAAGGTGCAGTAGGCCCAGGAGCATCGCTTGCATCATTTCTTGGAGATGACTTTGAGATAGTAGCTACAATTGTTTGTGGTGATAATTATTTTGGTGAAAACCTAGAGCAAGCTGAAGAAACTATTTTAGAAATGGTTAAAGGCGAAAATCCAGCTGTTTTTGTTGCTGGACCAGCATTTAATGCCGGTAGATACGGTGTAGCTTGTGGTACTATTGCAAAGGCAGTAGAGGAAAAGCTTGGAATAAAAGTAGTTACTGGAATGTATCCTGAAAATCCTGGTGTAGATATGTTTAAAAAGGATTTGCATATAATTGAAACACCTATTTCAGCAGCAGGTATGAAAAAGACAATGCCAAAAATAGCAAATTTAGTTAAGAAAATGGTTGGAGAAGAGGAGATATTATCTCCAGCAATAGAAGGATATATTGAAAGAGGAATTAGAGTAAATTACTTCAATGAAATTAGAGGCTCAAAAAGGGCGGTCGATTTACTTGTTAAAAAATGCAATGGTGAAGATGTTGAAACAGAGTATTCTATGCCTACATTTGACAAGGTTGCTCCAAATCCAGCTGTAAAAGATGTGAGTAAATTAAAGATAGCTGTAGTTACATCGGGAGGAATAGTACCTCATGGAAATCCAGATCATATAGAGTCATCTAGTGCAACTAAGTGGGGAAAATATAGCATTGAGGGAATGAGTGCTATGAGCAAAGACGATTTTATGACAGTTCACGGTGGATATGATAGAGCCTATGTGCTTGAAAATCCAAATTTAGTAATACCACTTGATGTGCTTAGAGAGATGGAAGTGGCAGGTGAAATTGGAGAATTAGCTAATTATTTCATCAGTACTACGGGTACGGGGACATCTACTGGAAATTCAAAGCGTTTTGGTGAGGAATTCACTAAGGGTTTACTAGAGGATAAGGTTGATGCAGTCCTATTAACATCCACTTGAGGCACTTGTACGCGTTGCGGTGCAACTATGGTAAAAGAAATTGAGAGAGTAGGTATTCCAGTAGCACATATAGCTACAGTAGTTCCTATTTCGCTTACAATTGGAGCAAATAGAATAGTTCCAGCTGTTGGTATTCCTTATCCATTAGGAAATCCATTACTTGGAGAAAAAGATAGCAAAAAGGTTAGAGAAGAACTTGTCAGAAGAGCATTGAAATCTTTAGAAACTGAAATAGAAGAACAAACAGTATTCGAATAA
- a CDS encoding methyl-accepting chemotaxis protein, translated as MKKRGSIATRLMAIVLSSILVIFVASGVAVFSKTKSELTLNIMNNIETKSDLVNKSVSNIFEITEQVVKQGVTDKNVQRYLREVDTYDQIETHELYGDVLDTLSNVGSSYENLYFSWIANERANFYLESTGTISKKDYNCRTRPWYNLAVNSNKVEFTTPYVDAGSGETIISGITAIRENGEIIGFYSADISLEKIPEIMNHYKIGEKGTNFLINKVGQIVYAQDSNLMKKSIKLSEIEGFENVQEEVLAGKADIEELDYNGETYLVAYEPIMINGWGIIQLVNKSEAFNSLNEFTSILGIIYVIGILVLGFVVFVSVRRIIKPVIVASKYGQVLASGDFSQNVDAEFLKKNNEIGLLAESFQYLTENFRNLVGEIQTTSNQVSSSANYLNETAGHVSIASGEVASTIQEIARGATDQAESTTEGAMQAAELGDLIEKDRDYMDALNNASENVFELVKAGLVIVDDLSDKAKETDTATKEIFNVIKKTDENTGKIGEASNVIASIAEQTNLLALNAAIEAARAGEAGKGFAVVAEEIRKLAEQSTESTKRIDDIVQELVDSSKLAVTTIERVTKIIEQQVNSVGDTEDKYKEIYAAIQMSEKAIERLNLSGEAMEEKKTDILDTIQTLSAIAEENAASTEESAASVEEQTASMDEISSASQSLADLASSLNQAIGKFKVK; from the coding sequence ATGAAAAAAAGAGGTAGTATTGCAACAAGATTGATGGCTATTGTACTTAGCTCAATATTAGTTATATTTGTTGCATCAGGAGTCGCAGTATTTAGCAAAACAAAATCAGAATTAACTTTAAATATAATGAATAATATTGAAACAAAATCTGATTTAGTAAATAAAAGTGTATCTAATATATTTGAGATAACAGAACAAGTAGTAAAACAAGGAGTAACTGACAAAAATGTTCAGAGATATTTAAGAGAAGTTGACACATATGATCAAATCGAAACACATGAATTATATGGTGATGTGCTCGATACATTATCAAATGTAGGAAGTTCATACGAGAATTTATATTTTTCATGGATAGCTAATGAAAGAGCTAATTTTTATTTGGAGAGTACTGGAACAATATCTAAAAAAGATTATAATTGTAGGACTAGACCTTGGTATAATTTGGCAGTAAATTCTAATAAAGTTGAATTTACAACTCCATATGTAGATGCAGGTAGTGGTGAAACAATAATTTCAGGTATAACAGCTATTCGAGAAAATGGTGAAATAATAGGTTTTTATTCTGCAGATATTTCTTTAGAAAAAATACCTGAAATAATGAATCATTACAAAATTGGTGAAAAAGGAACAAATTTTCTTATAAATAAGGTCGGGCAGATAGTATATGCTCAAGATTCTAATTTGATGAAAAAATCTATAAAATTGTCTGAAATTGAAGGATTTGAAAATGTTCAAGAAGAAGTGCTAGCTGGAAAAGCAGATATTGAAGAATTGGATTATAATGGAGAGACTTATTTAGTTGCTTATGAACCAATAATGATAAATGGATGGGGGATAATACAATTAGTTAACAAGTCAGAAGCTTTTAATTCATTGAACGAGTTTACTTCAATATTGGGAATAATATATGTCATAGGAATTTTAGTTCTGGGTTTTGTAGTTTTTGTAAGCGTAAGACGTATCATAAAACCGGTAATAGTTGCTTCAAAATATGGTCAAGTTTTGGCTAGTGGTGATTTTAGCCAAAATGTGGATGCTGAATTTTTGAAAAAGAACAATGAAATTGGATTACTGGCAGAATCATTCCAATATCTTACAGAAAATTTTAGAAATTTAGTTGGAGAAATTCAAACTACTTCAAATCAAGTTTCGTCTTCAGCAAATTATTTAAATGAAACTGCAGGACATGTATCTATAGCTTCAGGAGAGGTCGCAAGTACGATACAGGAAATAGCAAGAGGAGCGACTGATCAGGCCGAGAGCACTACTGAAGGGGCAATGCAAGCAGCAGAATTAGGAGATTTGATAGAAAAAGACAGAGATTATATGGATGCTTTAAATAACGCATCTGAAAATGTATTTGAACTAGTCAAAGCAGGATTGGTTATAGTTGATGATTTGAGTGATAAAGCAAAAGAAACTGACACTGCAACAAAAGAAATTTTCAATGTGATTAAAAAAACAGATGAAAATACAGGAAAAATTGGTGAGGCTAGTAATGTCATAGCTTCGATAGCAGAGCAGACAAATTTACTTGCATTGAATGCTGCAATCGAGGCAGCTAGAGCTGGAGAAGCCGGAAAAGGTTTTGCTGTAGTTGCTGAGGAGATTAGGAAATTAGCAGAGCAATCTACGGAGTCTACAAAGAGAATTGATGATATAGTACAAGAACTTGTAGATAGCTCAAAACTTGCAGTTACAACTATTGAAAGAGTAACTAAAATCATAGAACAGCAAGTCAATAGTGTTGGAGATACTGAAGATAAGTATAAAGAAATATATGCAGCTATACAAATGTCAGAGAAGGCCATAGAGCGTTTAAACCTGTCGGGAGAGGCCATGGAGGAAAAGAAAACTGATATACTGGATACTATTCAGACATTATCTGCAATAGCAGAAGAAAATGCAGCTAGTACTGAAGAATCAGCGGCTAGTGTTGAAGAACAGACAGCATCTATGGATGAAATTTCGTCAGCTAGTCAATCATTGGCTGATTTAGCTAGTTCATTAAATCAAGCTATAGGAAAGTTTAAAGTTAAGTAA
- a CDS encoding energy-coupling factor transporter transmembrane protein EcfT encodes MEDVERVYFKPEKPKGFYLDPRTKILLMAYMSLALMFFGRDLLVVSVLAMMPLALLIHNKQYKVALIYGGLFVFGILCAVFHMNWTLHPVINAVVVLLVALVVRLFPAFLLGYYIIESTSVRDFIAAMKKWHISEKFVIPVSVVFRFLPTIKEESTAIKRAMKMRDIQFGNAQFWRNPGLYLEYRVVPLMISIAKIGEELSAAAITRGLSVGVKRTSVAMIRFGIYDFFALVICSSITIFGIFRSVMI; translated from the coding sequence ATGGAAGATGTAGAAAGAGTCTATTTTAAACCTGAAAAACCAAAAGGTTTTTATTTAGATCCTAGAACTAAAATTTTACTTATGGCTTATATGTCACTTGCTCTTATGTTTTTTGGAAGAGATTTATTAGTAGTGAGCGTATTAGCTATGATGCCACTAGCGCTGTTAATTCACAACAAGCAATACAAGGTAGCCCTCATTTACGGGGGGCTATTTGTATTCGGAATATTATGTGCTGTTTTTCACATGAATTGGACGCTCCACCCAGTGATAAATGCTGTAGTGGTGCTTTTGGTAGCTCTCGTGGTTAGATTATTTCCAGCATTTTTGTTGGGATATTATATCATAGAGTCGACTTCTGTTAGAGATTTTATAGCAGCTATGAAAAAGTGGCATATAAGTGAAAAATTCGTAATACCAGTTTCTGTTGTATTTAGATTTTTGCCTACAATTAAAGAAGAATCTACAGCTATAAAGAGGGCAATGAAAATGAGGGATATACAATTTGGCAATGCTCAGTTTTGGAGAAATCCAGGATTGTATTTAGAATATAGAGTTGTACCACTTATGATATCAATAGCTAAAATAGGAGAAGAACTTTCAGCAGCGGCTATAACAAGAGGATTGTCAGTAGGAGTTAAGCGGACTAGTGTTGCTATGATTAGGTTTGGCATTTATGACTTTTTTGCATTAGTTATATGCTCATCAATAACTATTTTTGGAATTTTTAGGAGTGTGATGATATGA
- a CDS encoding MptD family putative ECF transporter S component, with protein MSSLENKGLNAKDLINVGIYTALYLVVFFVVGLLTAIPVIYPFLFVIWPVMTGIPFMLYTTKIKKPGMLIISAMILSVAWFLMGYPWYVFITYFIFGLASEFAFKAANYQNFKMILVGYWLFSCGCIGVQLPIWLMDGYLDGVEEMMGSQYANQLATFMPDWLMFGAFGLIFIGAVIGAMLGKKMLRKHFERAGIA; from the coding sequence ATGAGTTCATTAGAAAATAAGGGGTTAAATGCCAAGGATTTGATAAATGTTGGTATATATACCGCGTTGTACTTGGTAGTATTTTTTGTAGTAGGTCTTTTGACTGCGATTCCAGTAATTTATCCATTTTTGTTTGTAATATGGCCAGTGATGACAGGAATTCCATTTATGCTTTATACAACAAAGATAAAAAAGCCAGGGATGTTAATTATTTCAGCTATGATATTGTCAGTTGCATGGTTTTTGATGGGATATCCATGGTATGTATTTATCACTTATTTCATATTTGGATTAGCTTCGGAGTTTGCGTTTAAAGCTGCTAATTACCAAAATTTTAAGATGATTTTGGTTGGGTATTGGTTATTTAGTTGCGGCTGCATTGGGGTTCAACTTCCAATATGGCTTATGGATGGTTATTTAGACGGTGTCGAAGAAATGATGGGAAGTCAATATGCAAATCAATTGGCAACATTTATGCCAGATTGGTTGATGTTTGGAGCATTTGGCCTTATATTCATTGGAGCAGTTATTGGAGCTATGCTAGGAAAGAAAATGCTTAGAAAACACTTTGAAAGAGCAGGTATAGCTTAA